One Streptomyces sp. R28 DNA window includes the following coding sequences:
- a CDS encoding class I SAM-dependent RNA methyltransferase, translated as MQAEPKKSLVGEEYEVEIGPVAHGGHCIARTDAGQVLFVRHTLPGERVVARVTEGEEGDRFLRADAVEVLDASKDRVEAPCPFAGPGRCGGCDWQHAKPGAQRRLKGEVITEQLQRLAGLTPEDVGWDGTVMPAEGDKLPAGQVPQWRTRVQYAVDADGHAGLRRHRSHEVEPIDHCMIAAEGVSELGIEKRDWTGMASVEAIAATGSQDRQVILTPKPGARLPIVELDKPVSVMRVGEKDGGTHRVHGRPFVRERADGRTHRVGSGGFWQVHPKAADTLVTAVMQGLLPRKGEMALDLYCGVGLFAGALADRLGDKGAVLGIESGKRAVEDARHNLADFERVRIEQGKVESVLPRTGITEVDLIVLDPPRAGAGRKTVAHLASLGARRIAYVACDPAALARDLGYFREGGYRVRMLRAFDLFPMTHHVECVAILEPAAKGS; from the coding sequence ATGCAGGCAGAACCGAAGAAGTCGCTGGTGGGGGAGGAGTACGAGGTCGAGATCGGCCCCGTCGCCCACGGCGGGCACTGCATCGCCCGCACCGACGCCGGCCAGGTGCTGTTCGTCCGGCACACGCTGCCCGGCGAGCGGGTCGTGGCCCGGGTGACCGAGGGCGAGGAGGGCGACCGTTTCCTGCGCGCGGACGCGGTCGAGGTCCTGGACGCGTCCAAGGACCGCGTCGAGGCGCCCTGCCCCTTCGCCGGCCCCGGCCGCTGCGGCGGCTGCGACTGGCAGCACGCCAAGCCGGGGGCACAGCGCCGGTTGAAGGGCGAGGTCATCACCGAGCAGTTGCAGCGGCTCGCGGGACTGACGCCGGAGGACGTCGGCTGGGACGGCACCGTGATGCCGGCCGAGGGCGACAAGCTGCCCGCCGGGCAGGTGCCGCAGTGGCGGACGCGGGTGCAGTACGCCGTGGACGCCGACGGGCACGCCGGACTGCGCCGGCACCGCTCGCACGAGGTGGAGCCGATCGACCACTGCATGATCGCCGCCGAGGGCGTCAGCGAGCTGGGCATCGAGAAGCGCGACTGGACCGGCATGGCGTCGGTGGAGGCGATCGCGGCGACGGGGTCGCAGGACCGGCAGGTGATCCTCACCCCGAAGCCGGGGGCGCGGCTGCCGATCGTGGAGCTGGACAAGCCGGTCTCCGTGATGCGGGTCGGCGAGAAGGACGGCGGGACCCACCGCGTCCACGGCCGCCCCTTCGTCCGCGAACGCGCGGACGGCCGTACCCACCGCGTCGGCAGCGGCGGCTTCTGGCAGGTCCACCCGAAGGCCGCGGACACCCTCGTGACGGCGGTCATGCAGGGCCTGCTGCCCCGCAAGGGCGAGATGGCTCTGGACCTGTACTGCGGCGTCGGCCTGTTCGCGGGCGCCCTGGCCGACCGGCTCGGCGACAAGGGCGCGGTGCTCGGCATCGAGTCCGGCAAGCGCGCGGTGGAGGACGCCCGGCACAACCTCGCCGACTTCGAGCGGGTGCGGATCGAGCAGGGCAAGGTCGAATCGGTCCTGCCGCGCACGGGTATCACCGAGGTGGACCTGATCGTGCTGGACCCGCCGAGGGCCGGGGCGGGACGGAAGACGGTCGCGCATCTCGCGTCGCTGGGGGCGCGACGGATCGCGTATGTGGCGTGCGATCCGGCGGCGTTGGCGCGGGATCTGGGGTACTTCCGGGAGGGGGGGTATCGGGTGCGGATGTTGCGGGCGTTCGATCTGTTTCCGATGACTCATCACGTGGAGTGCGTGGCGATTCTGGAGCCTGCGGCTAAGGGGTCCTGA